A window from Alkalicoccobacillus plakortidis encodes these proteins:
- a CDS encoding DUF3997 domain-containing protein, protein MDKIRFFIIILFLMIISGCAGMQNSSYDLSDGYSVMYTSAHQAKIIYDETGENTSGEIIVPAKVIRVNQDENYIIAEQEKLDSDGKPNGTFTYFIEDKSNRSLEGARLTEDEFNRLKSELGIELELLKVTEFPEID, encoded by the coding sequence TTGGATAAAATTAGATTCTTTATAATTATTTTATTTTTAATGATAATTTCAGGGTGTGCTGGTATGCAAAATTCATCATATGATTTATCAGATGGTTATTCAGTTATGTATACATCTGCTCATCAAGCAAAGATTATTTATGACGAGACTGGAGAAAATACTAGTGGTGAAATTATAGTGCCAGCTAAAGTTATAAGAGTTAATCAAGATGAAAATTATATTATCGCTGAACAGGAGAAATTGGATAGCGATGGTAAACCGAATGGAACCTTCACATATTTCATTGAAGATAAAAGTAATCGTAGTTTAGAAGGTGCTAGGTTGACTGAGGATGAATTTAACAGACTAAAAAGTGAACTTGGTATTGAGTTAGAACTTTTAAAGGTTACAGAGTTCCCTGAAATAGATTAA
- a CDS encoding helix-turn-helix domain-containing protein: MKRTFSNRSELELFIQNELLTTNEAMQILGVSRARMNSMQKEGKLTPVKNVGKTVLYLLSDIEERKKEQDILRKKYRPYDE; encoded by the coding sequence ATGAAGCGAACTTTTAGTAATAGAAGTGAATTAGAATTGTTCATACAAAATGAGCTATTAACGACAAATGAAGCCATGCAGATACTTGGAGTCTCACGAGCACGAATGAACAGTATGCAAAAAGAAGGGAAGCTAACTCCTGTTAAGAATGTGGGCAAAACTGTTTTATATTTGTTATCAGATATTGAAGAGAGAAAAAAAGAACAAGACATACTGCGAAAAAAATACCGCCCTTACGATGAGTAA